The following coding sequences lie in one Monomorium pharaonis isolate MP-MQ-018 chromosome 1, ASM1337386v2, whole genome shotgun sequence genomic window:
- the LOC105839079 gene encoding wolframin — protein sequence MAGIVPLSGRSGRKQWTLHDGPKGSLRRLRSRLAEDGCPESQVILAKQLLEEQCELDVDKEENAKLGVYWLTKASEQGNLEATDILRKCLATGRGITEHNYYDVKNCLDMTQDEKLARRAAREMFMSLSNGEDFITTEQLQKRMRSLSSPSTSNTDYFQSNNTSSNSSQKGLSDNDNDCFPRNGLPDDSPPTKDEDRTNDVYGWTDQSQKITEAALVSAAASYARGMLPIVSHALCMVDPSELALDTIPLLQRPFVHPFASLKRLYSWLIETLGHRGMSISRVFFTSNLHVLLLLLLYSLFGTESLILFIPMALYYLSFAVMVVATFQMLQRKREFNDFRVWSGLFLNYSGGNLNPEEAEYQFCRNNLKPYGHFFLALLLNLMIYPLIAHQWTPQSEFTIIAVTLTLITLCNFMWRGSSRVPDFLALFSFGVHVLAKYPYETDMVVAQSWRFLDIRVPTFASYVVGNGIEFCLNFRAVFYLLIPAVFAKMAARDGWRGTYRILIPHCVTLSWWQIAIFSSQGATWYGLIRGALALVGMVLFLPIAGIASVILPFVAVAKYLSENDLAMRIAITTLLGGMPFFTSWYLKKTRAPKFNWIITLMQIVLGIGAAAFLSWPMIMEYNQNSDETSYDVASTLTWDQYQNYCHQPAWEELSSKAQVQVQCAQLEGVPVAWEGYVTNIRLKSTKNNIAIILNRLPNNIKTIISCMYGVPYEENCNLGDDTRRKNCKHITSIQKKRNKCYFPSWDQYEFEIFVKMKSGIWGSTTEIRLIADHSFTNFSLSIYPGDKIWFSGALLNKDLETESLLGGAEPHIDLEEVGCLACNSLDLKTSYKRYRYHISLSSIVRDLCLSVKTVLNFLLNPIVMFK from the exons ATGGCTGGCATCGTACCGCTGTCTGGTAGATCCGGTAGAAAACAGTGGACGCTACACG ATGGGCCTAAAGGTTCTCTTAGACGGTTACGTTCCCGACTAGCAGAGGACGGCTGTCCAGAATCTCAAGTGATTTTGGCTAAGCAGTTGTTAGAAGAACAATGCG AACTTGACGTTGATAAAGAGGAAAACGCAAAGCTAGGCGTTTATTGGCTGACAAAAGCCTCAGAGCAGGGAAATTTGGAAGCGACCGATATTCTCAGAAAGTGCTTGGCGACCGGCCGCGGTATCACGGAGCATAATTATTACGACGTAAAAAATTGTCTAGACATGACGCAGGACGAGAAGTTGGCCAGAAGAGCAGCGAGGGAAATGTTTATGAG TTTATCAAATGGCGAGGACTTTATAACTACGGAGCAACTGCAGAAACGTATGAGGAGCTTGTCGTCACCGTCGACCAGTAATACCGATTATTTTCAATCGAACAATACCTCCAGTAACTCATCGCAAAAGGGACTGAGCGACAACGATAATGATTGCTTCCCCAGAAATGGGCTTCCCGACGATTCCCCGCCTACCAAGGATGAAGACCGAACGAACGACGTTTATG GTTGGACAGATCAAAGTCAAAAGATCACAGAGGCTGCTTTGGTATCCGCGGCTGCGAGTTATGCGCGTGGGATGCTTCCCATAGTGTCGCACGCTCTTTGCATGGTGGATCCCTCCGAATTGGCGCTAGACACGATACCGCTGCTACAGAGACCGTTTGTTCATCCGTTTGCGTCGCTGAAACGTCTCTACAGTTGGTTGATCGAGACCCTGGGCCATAGAGGGATGTCGATTAGTAGAGTTTTCTTTACGTCGAACCTACACGTTCTCCTGTTACTCTTGCTGTACTCCTTGTTTGGCACGGAGAgcttaatactttttataccgATGGCCCTCTATTATCTCTCGTTCGCAGTTATGGTAGTGGCCACCTTCCAAATGCTCCAACGCAAACGCGAGTTCAACGATTTTCGCGTGTGGTCGGGTCTATTTCTTAACTACTCGGGCGGAAATCTGAACCCCGAAGAGGCGGAGTATCAGTTCTGCCGCAACAACTTGAAACCATATGGACATTTCTTTCTCGCATTACTATTGAACCTTATGATCTACCCTCTGATAGCCCATCAGTGGACCCCGCAATCCGAATTCACTATAATAGCGGTCACGCTTACTCTCATCACACTCTGCAACTTTATGTGGAGGGGTTCCTCGCGAGTTCCTGATTTCCTGGCCCTTTTCAGCTTTGGCGTACACGTACTCGCCAAGTATCCTTACGAGACGGACATGGTTGTGGCGCAAAGCTGGAGATTCTTGGACATCAGAGTGCCAACGTTCGCGTCCTACGTTGTCGGCAATGGCATAGAGTTTTGTCTAAACTTCCGTGCCGTATTTTATCTCCTGATACCAGCGGTTTTTGCGAAAATGGCCGCGAGAGACGGCTGGCGCGGCACGTATCGGATTCTGATACCTCATTGCGTTACTCTAAGCTGGTGGCAAATAGCAATTTTCAGTTCTCAAGGTGCCACATGGTATGGCTTAATCAGAGGCGCTCTCGCACTAGTTGGGATGGTCCTGTTTCTTCCAATCGCCGGTATTGCTTCCGTTATTTTACCGTTTGTTGCTGTTGCCAAATATTTGTCGGAAAATGATCTTGCCATGAGGATAGCGATTACTACTTTACTTGGAGGAATGCCATTCTTTACTTCGTGGTATCTGAAGAAAACGAGAGCGCCGAAATTTAATTGGATCATTACGCTCATGCAA ATTGTTCTTGGCATTGGCGCTGCGGCATTTTTATCGTGGCCGATGATAATGGAATATAATCAGAATTCCGACGAGACATCATACGATGTCGCTTCTACCTTAACATGGGATCAGTATCAGAATTATTGTCATCAACCTGCGTGGGAAGAACTATCATCGAAAGCGCAAGTGCAGGTGCAATGCGCTCAATTGGAAGGCGTACCCGTTGCATGGGAAGGCTACGTAacaaatattagattaaagtcgacaaaaaacaatattgcaattatattgaaCAGGTTACCAAAcaacattaaaacaataattagtTGTATGTATGGAGTACCATAtgaagaaaattgtaatttgggTGATGATACTCGCAGAAAGAATTGTAAGCACATCACGAGCAtccaaaagaaaagaaacaaatgttattttccGTCTTGGGATCAATATGAATTCGAGATATTCGTCAAGATGAAAAGCGGTATATGGGGAAGTACCACAGAGATACGTCTCATTGCGGACCATTCTTTCACCAATTTTAGTCTGAGCATATATCCAGGTGATAAAATTTGGTTTTCTGGTGCACTTCTGAATAAGGACTTGGAAACAGAATCTCTTCTCGGTGGCGCCGAACCGCACATCGATTTGGAAGAGGTAGGGTGTCTCGCATGCAATTCCCTCGATTTGAAAACGTCTTACAAACGTTATAGATATCATATAAGTTTAAGCTCTATTGTTAGAGATCTTTGTCTCAGCGTAAAGACTGTATTAAACTTTCTGTTAAATCCGATTGTGATGTTCAAGTGA